The following are encoded in a window of Burkholderiales bacterium genomic DNA:
- the glnK gene encoding P-II family nitrogen regulator, which yields MKLVTAIIKPFKLDEVREALSEIGVQGITVTEVKGFGRQKGHTELYRGAEYVVDFLPKVKIEAAIKTELLDQVIEAIEKSANTGKIGDGKVFVFDLEQVVRIRTGETGAEAL from the coding sequence ATGAAACTCGTTACCGCAATCATCAAACCATTCAAGCTCGACGAAGTGCGCGAGGCGCTGTCGGAAATCGGCGTGCAGGGCATCACCGTGACCGAGGTCAAGGGCTTCGGCCGGCAGAAAGGCCATACCGAACTCTATCGCGGCGCCGAATACGTCGTCGACTTCCTGCCCAAGGTCAAGATCGAAGCAGCGATCAAAACCGAATTGCTCGATCAGGTCATCGAAGCGATCGAGAAATCGGCCAACACCGGCAAGATCGGCGACGGCAAGGTATTCGTCTTCGATCTCGAACAGGTTGTACGCATCCGCACCGGCGAGACCGGCGCCGAAGCGCTATAG